A single genomic interval of Primulina huaijiensis isolate GDHJ02 chromosome 7, ASM1229523v2, whole genome shotgun sequence harbors:
- the LOC140980844 gene encoding protein SPA1-RELATED 4-like isoform X1, translating to MCRHRSFCKYTMRESSEGGWQRSDSCRELNSSPRNRELSDSSRGFYSNLRNMPGSTNRFSRDTASHDYGFIPVRKGREKALWPRIHNYSSPVGGVDGDEVGGPVVKALECNDVSLRHWLDNPQRTVNTLECLHIYSQIVDIVNAAHSQGNVVQNVRPSCFVMSANNRVSFVESISFLAHQHRSNRLTAEVKGSSFPLDSLSHHSSSLTGTPGSWLARNPVNTDSRFNSETNYFESCSDQVIHSLEDTSSAQTGDEKYSFSMKQLLLMESNWYSSPEEIVGDPISLASDIYRLGVLLFELFYTSASLEEKSTTMENLRHRVLPSQFLLKWPKEVSFCLWLLHPEPSNRPKISEMLQSNFFNSRRDELDEQEAIIELPEKTEEQELLLEFLMLLQQRKHDASDSLSETIAFISEDIEEVTKLQTGIRLKGNSELKLDTSTYSSSDLTKGAPHEYFGSSGSRKRTRQEFYPELDDSNCIETPGGDGASILSRSSRLMKNFQKLESAYYATRRRNVKATHQPLPRHSLSSSDGKGSAVVTERSCFTNPTSKEMHNKRDKSGWINTFLEGLCKYLSFSKLKVKADLKQGDLLNSSNLICSLSFDRDGEFFATAGVSKKIKVFEFNSILNGDRDIHYPVVEMASGTKLSSICWNSYIKSQIASSNFEGVVQLWDATRSQIFLEMKEHERRVWSVDFSMADPTMLASGSDDGSVKLWNINQGASVGTIKTKANVCCVQFPSDSAHCLAFGSADHRIYYYDLRNSKMPLCTLVGHHKTVSYVKFIDSTTLVSASTDNTLKLWDLSMCNSRVLDCPMQSFTGHLNVKNFVGLSVSEGFIATGSETNEVFVYHKALPMPSMSYKFSSTDSLSADEVDDSAQFVSSVCWRGQSSTLVAANSMGHIKVLEMA from the exons ATGTGTAGACATAGGTCCTTCTGCAAGTATACGATGAGGGAGTCCTCTGAGGGTGGTTGGCAGAGGTCTGATAGCTGTAGGGAGTTAAATTCATCACCCCGGAATAGAGAGCTGTCAGATAGTTCTAGGGGTTTTTATTCGAATCTCAGGAATATGCCAGGAAGTACGAACAGGTTTTCGCGGGATACTGCATCACATGATTATGGGTTTATACCAGTAAGGAAAGGGAGGGAAAAAGCGCTGTGGCCACGTATCCACAATTATAGTAGTCCGGTTGGGGGAGTGGATGGTGACGAAGTGGGAGGCCCTGTTGTTAAGGCCTTGGAATGCAATGATGTTAGTTTGAGACATTGGTTGGATAACCCCCAAAGGACAGTTAATACCCTTGAATGTCTACACATATATTCTCAAATTGTGGACATTGTGAATGCAGCTCATTCTCAAGGAAATGTTGTTCAAAACGTTCGGCCCTCATGCTTTGTCATGTCCGCAAATAACCGTGTTTCTTTTGTTGAATCTATTTCTTTCTTAGCACACCAACATAGATCAAATAGGCTAACGGCTGAGGTCAAAGGTTCTTCTTTTCCCCTTGACTCTCTCTCACACCATAGTTCAAGTCTAACTGGCACCCCAGGTTCTTGGCTGGCAAGGAATCCAGTCAATACTGATTCACGGTTTAATTCTGAAACCAATTACTTTGAGTCATGCTCAGATCAGGTCATTCATTCCTTGGAAGACACTAGCAGCGCACAAACGGGAGATGAGAAGTATTCTTTTTCAATGAAACAATTGCTGCTCATGGAATCAAATTGGTATAGCAGTCCAGAAGAAATTGTGGGTGATCCTATTTCTCTTGCTTCTGATATTTATAGACTTGGAGTCTTGCTTTTTGAG CTATTTTACACTTCTGCTTCCCTGGAAGAGAAGAGCACAACCATGGAAAACCTGAGGCATCGGGTGCTTCCTTCTCAATTTCTTCTTAAGTGGCCTAAAGAAGTTTCATTTTGTTTGTGGTTGCTGCATCCTGAGCCAAGTAACCGCCCTAAGATAAG TGAAATGTTacaaagtaatttttttaattctcgAAGAGATGAGTTAGATGAACAAGAAGCTATTATAGAGCTTCCAGAAAAGACAGAGGAGCAGGAGTTGCTACTGGAATTTCTTATGCTACTGCAACAGAGGAAACATGATGCTTCAGATAGCTTGAGTGAGACAATAGCATTTATATCTGAAGATATAGAAGAAGTCACAAAGCTGCAAACAGGTATCAGGCTTAAAGGAAATTCGGAATTAAAATTGGACACAAGTACGTATTCATCCTCTGATTTGACGAAGGGTGCTCCTCATGAATATTTTGGAAGCTCAGGGAGCAGAAAGCGAACCAGGCAGGAATTTTACCCTGAACTTGATGACTCTAACTGCATAGAGACACCTGGTGGAGATGGAGCAAGCATTCTCTCCAGAAGTTCTCGGCTCATGAAGAATTTTCAGAAACTGGAATCAGCTTACTATGCAACGAGACGCAGGAATGTCAAAGCAACACACCAACCACTGCCTAGACATTCTCTTAGCAGTAGTGATGGCAAAGGATCCGCTGTTGTCACTGAAAGAAGCTGTTTTACTAATCCAACATCTAAAGAGATGCATAATAAGCGTGACAAAAGTGGATGGATAAATACTTTTCTAGAAGGTTTATGCAAGTATCTATCTTTCAGTAAGCTCAAAGTTAAAGCAGACTTGAAACAAGGGGATCTCTTAAATTCATCTAACCTGATATGTTCCCTTAGCTTCGACCGTGATGGAGAATTTTTTGCTACTGCTGGGGTAAGCAAAAAGATCAAAGTTTTTGAATTTAACTCAATCTTGAATGGAGATCGGGATATTCATTACCCTGTGGTTGAAATGGCAAGTGGAACTAAACTTAGCAGTATATGTTGGAATAGTTACATTAAGAGTCAGATTGCTTCAAGTAACTTTGAAGGTGTGGTGCAG TTATGGGATGCCACAAGAAGTCAAATTTTCTTGGAAATGAAAGAGCATGAACGGCGTGTATGGTCAGTCGACTTTTCCATGGCAGATCCAACGATGCTTGCCAGTGGGAGTGATGATGGTTCAGTTAAGCTCTGGAATATCAATCAG GGAGCAAGTGTTGGTACTATTAAGACAAAGGCCAATGTTTGCTGTGTTCAATTTCCCTCAGACTCTGCTCATTGTCTAGCATTTGGTTCCGCAGATCATAGGATATATTATTATGATCTGCGTAATTCAAAAATGCCCTTATGCACTCTAGTTGGGCACCATAAAACAGTAAGCTATGTGAAGTTCATAGATTCAACTACACTTGTGTCTGCTTCCACAGATAATACGCTAAAGCTCTGGGATTTGTCAATGTGCAATTCAAGAGTTCTTGATTGTCCTATGCAGTCATTCACGGGTCACCTAAATGTCAAG AATTTTGTGGGCTTGTCTGTTTCTGAAGGATTTATTGCTACTGGCTCAGAAACGAATGAG GTTTTTGTTTACCACAAGGCTTTACCTATGCCCTCCATGTCGTATAAATTTAGCAGCACCGATTCACTTTCTGCCGACGAAGTGGACGACTCGGCACAGTTCGTTTCATCTGTGTGTTGGCGTGGTCAGTCTTCCACCTTAGTTGCGGCAAATTCCATGGGACATATCAAGGTTTTGGAGATGGCTTAA
- the LOC140980844 gene encoding protein SPA1-RELATED 4-like isoform X2, with protein sequence MCRHRSFCKYTMRESSEGGWQRSDSCRELNSSPRNRELSDSSRGFYSNLRNMPGSTNRFSRDTASHDYGFIPVRKGREKALWPRIHNYSSPVGGVDGDEVGGPVVKALECNDVSLRHWLDNPQRTVNTLECLHIYSQIVDIVNAAHSQGNVVQNVRPSCFVMSANNRVSFVESISFLAHQHRSNRLTAEVKGSSFPLDSLSHHSSSLTGTPGSWLARNPVNTDSRFNSETNYFESCSDQVIHSLEDTSSAQTGDEKYSFSMKQLLLMESNWYSSPEEIVGDPISLASDIYRLGVLLFELFYTSASLEEKSTTMENLRHRVLPSQFLLKWPKEVSFCLWLLHPEPSNRPKISEMLQSNFFNSRRDELDEQEAIIELPEKTEEQELLLEFLMLLQQRKHDASDSLSETIAFISEDIEEVTKLQTGSRKRTRQEFYPELDDSNCIETPGGDGASILSRSSRLMKNFQKLESAYYATRRRNVKATHQPLPRHSLSSSDGKGSAVVTERSCFTNPTSKEMHNKRDKSGWINTFLEGLCKYLSFSKLKVKADLKQGDLLNSSNLICSLSFDRDGEFFATAGVSKKIKVFEFNSILNGDRDIHYPVVEMASGTKLSSICWNSYIKSQIASSNFEGVVQLWDATRSQIFLEMKEHERRVWSVDFSMADPTMLASGSDDGSVKLWNINQGASVGTIKTKANVCCVQFPSDSAHCLAFGSADHRIYYYDLRNSKMPLCTLVGHHKTVSYVKFIDSTTLVSASTDNTLKLWDLSMCNSRVLDCPMQSFTGHLNVKNFVGLSVSEGFIATGSETNEVFVYHKALPMPSMSYKFSSTDSLSADEVDDSAQFVSSVCWRGQSSTLVAANSMGHIKVLEMA encoded by the exons ATGTGTAGACATAGGTCCTTCTGCAAGTATACGATGAGGGAGTCCTCTGAGGGTGGTTGGCAGAGGTCTGATAGCTGTAGGGAGTTAAATTCATCACCCCGGAATAGAGAGCTGTCAGATAGTTCTAGGGGTTTTTATTCGAATCTCAGGAATATGCCAGGAAGTACGAACAGGTTTTCGCGGGATACTGCATCACATGATTATGGGTTTATACCAGTAAGGAAAGGGAGGGAAAAAGCGCTGTGGCCACGTATCCACAATTATAGTAGTCCGGTTGGGGGAGTGGATGGTGACGAAGTGGGAGGCCCTGTTGTTAAGGCCTTGGAATGCAATGATGTTAGTTTGAGACATTGGTTGGATAACCCCCAAAGGACAGTTAATACCCTTGAATGTCTACACATATATTCTCAAATTGTGGACATTGTGAATGCAGCTCATTCTCAAGGAAATGTTGTTCAAAACGTTCGGCCCTCATGCTTTGTCATGTCCGCAAATAACCGTGTTTCTTTTGTTGAATCTATTTCTTTCTTAGCACACCAACATAGATCAAATAGGCTAACGGCTGAGGTCAAAGGTTCTTCTTTTCCCCTTGACTCTCTCTCACACCATAGTTCAAGTCTAACTGGCACCCCAGGTTCTTGGCTGGCAAGGAATCCAGTCAATACTGATTCACGGTTTAATTCTGAAACCAATTACTTTGAGTCATGCTCAGATCAGGTCATTCATTCCTTGGAAGACACTAGCAGCGCACAAACGGGAGATGAGAAGTATTCTTTTTCAATGAAACAATTGCTGCTCATGGAATCAAATTGGTATAGCAGTCCAGAAGAAATTGTGGGTGATCCTATTTCTCTTGCTTCTGATATTTATAGACTTGGAGTCTTGCTTTTTGAG CTATTTTACACTTCTGCTTCCCTGGAAGAGAAGAGCACAACCATGGAAAACCTGAGGCATCGGGTGCTTCCTTCTCAATTTCTTCTTAAGTGGCCTAAAGAAGTTTCATTTTGTTTGTGGTTGCTGCATCCTGAGCCAAGTAACCGCCCTAAGATAAG TGAAATGTTacaaagtaatttttttaattctcgAAGAGATGAGTTAGATGAACAAGAAGCTATTATAGAGCTTCCAGAAAAGACAGAGGAGCAGGAGTTGCTACTGGAATTTCTTATGCTACTGCAACAGAGGAAACATGATGCTTCAGATAGCTTGAGTGAGACAATAGCATTTATATCTGAAGATATAGAAGAAGTCACAAAGCTGCAAACAG GGAGCAGAAAGCGAACCAGGCAGGAATTTTACCCTGAACTTGATGACTCTAACTGCATAGAGACACCTGGTGGAGATGGAGCAAGCATTCTCTCCAGAAGTTCTCGGCTCATGAAGAATTTTCAGAAACTGGAATCAGCTTACTATGCAACGAGACGCAGGAATGTCAAAGCAACACACCAACCACTGCCTAGACATTCTCTTAGCAGTAGTGATGGCAAAGGATCCGCTGTTGTCACTGAAAGAAGCTGTTTTACTAATCCAACATCTAAAGAGATGCATAATAAGCGTGACAAAAGTGGATGGATAAATACTTTTCTAGAAGGTTTATGCAAGTATCTATCTTTCAGTAAGCTCAAAGTTAAAGCAGACTTGAAACAAGGGGATCTCTTAAATTCATCTAACCTGATATGTTCCCTTAGCTTCGACCGTGATGGAGAATTTTTTGCTACTGCTGGGGTAAGCAAAAAGATCAAAGTTTTTGAATTTAACTCAATCTTGAATGGAGATCGGGATATTCATTACCCTGTGGTTGAAATGGCAAGTGGAACTAAACTTAGCAGTATATGTTGGAATAGTTACATTAAGAGTCAGATTGCTTCAAGTAACTTTGAAGGTGTGGTGCAG TTATGGGATGCCACAAGAAGTCAAATTTTCTTGGAAATGAAAGAGCATGAACGGCGTGTATGGTCAGTCGACTTTTCCATGGCAGATCCAACGATGCTTGCCAGTGGGAGTGATGATGGTTCAGTTAAGCTCTGGAATATCAATCAG GGAGCAAGTGTTGGTACTATTAAGACAAAGGCCAATGTTTGCTGTGTTCAATTTCCCTCAGACTCTGCTCATTGTCTAGCATTTGGTTCCGCAGATCATAGGATATATTATTATGATCTGCGTAATTCAAAAATGCCCTTATGCACTCTAGTTGGGCACCATAAAACAGTAAGCTATGTGAAGTTCATAGATTCAACTACACTTGTGTCTGCTTCCACAGATAATACGCTAAAGCTCTGGGATTTGTCAATGTGCAATTCAAGAGTTCTTGATTGTCCTATGCAGTCATTCACGGGTCACCTAAATGTCAAG AATTTTGTGGGCTTGTCTGTTTCTGAAGGATTTATTGCTACTGGCTCAGAAACGAATGAG GTTTTTGTTTACCACAAGGCTTTACCTATGCCCTCCATGTCGTATAAATTTAGCAGCACCGATTCACTTTCTGCCGACGAAGTGGACGACTCGGCACAGTTCGTTTCATCTGTGTGTTGGCGTGGTCAGTCTTCCACCTTAGTTGCGGCAAATTCCATGGGACATATCAAGGTTTTGGAGATGGCTTAA
- the LOC140980844 gene encoding protein SPA1-RELATED 3-like isoform X3 — translation MCRHRSFCKYTMRESSEGGWQRSDSCRELNSSPRNRELSDSSRGFYSNLRNMPGSTNRFSRDTASHDYGFIPVRKGREKALWPRIHNYSSPVGGVDGDEVGGPVVKALECNDVSLRHWLDNPQRTVNTLECLHIYSQIVDIVNAAHSQGNVVQNVRPSCFVMSANNRVSFVESISFLAHQHRSNRLTAEVKGSSFPLDSLSHHSSSLTGTPGSWLARNPVNTDSRFNSETNYFESCSDQVIHSLEDTSSAQTGDEKYSFSMKQLLLMESNWYSSPEEIVGDPISLASDIYRLGVLLFELFYTSASLEEKSTTMENLRHRVLPSQFLLKWPKEVSFCLWLLHPEPSNRPKISEMLQSNFFNSRRDELDEQEAIIELPEKTEEQELLLEFLMLLQQRKHDASDSLSETIAFISEDIEEVTKLQTGIRLKGNSELKLDTSTYSSSDLTKGAPHEYFGSSGSRKRTRQEFYPELDDSNCIETPGGDGASILSRSSRLMKNFQKLESAYYATRRRNVKATHQPLPRHSLSSSDGKGSAVVTERSCFTNPTSKEMHNKRDKSGWINTFLEGLCKYLSFSKLKVKADLKQGDLLNSSNLICSLSFDRDGEFFATAGVSKKIKVFEFNSILNGDRDIHYPVVEMASGTKLSSICWNSYIKSQIASSNFEGVVQLWDATRSQIFLEMKEHERRVWSVDFSMADPTMLASGSDDGSVKLWNINQAILFLHLVDQVLVLLRQRPMFAVFNFPQTLLIV, via the exons ATGTGTAGACATAGGTCCTTCTGCAAGTATACGATGAGGGAGTCCTCTGAGGGTGGTTGGCAGAGGTCTGATAGCTGTAGGGAGTTAAATTCATCACCCCGGAATAGAGAGCTGTCAGATAGTTCTAGGGGTTTTTATTCGAATCTCAGGAATATGCCAGGAAGTACGAACAGGTTTTCGCGGGATACTGCATCACATGATTATGGGTTTATACCAGTAAGGAAAGGGAGGGAAAAAGCGCTGTGGCCACGTATCCACAATTATAGTAGTCCGGTTGGGGGAGTGGATGGTGACGAAGTGGGAGGCCCTGTTGTTAAGGCCTTGGAATGCAATGATGTTAGTTTGAGACATTGGTTGGATAACCCCCAAAGGACAGTTAATACCCTTGAATGTCTACACATATATTCTCAAATTGTGGACATTGTGAATGCAGCTCATTCTCAAGGAAATGTTGTTCAAAACGTTCGGCCCTCATGCTTTGTCATGTCCGCAAATAACCGTGTTTCTTTTGTTGAATCTATTTCTTTCTTAGCACACCAACATAGATCAAATAGGCTAACGGCTGAGGTCAAAGGTTCTTCTTTTCCCCTTGACTCTCTCTCACACCATAGTTCAAGTCTAACTGGCACCCCAGGTTCTTGGCTGGCAAGGAATCCAGTCAATACTGATTCACGGTTTAATTCTGAAACCAATTACTTTGAGTCATGCTCAGATCAGGTCATTCATTCCTTGGAAGACACTAGCAGCGCACAAACGGGAGATGAGAAGTATTCTTTTTCAATGAAACAATTGCTGCTCATGGAATCAAATTGGTATAGCAGTCCAGAAGAAATTGTGGGTGATCCTATTTCTCTTGCTTCTGATATTTATAGACTTGGAGTCTTGCTTTTTGAG CTATTTTACACTTCTGCTTCCCTGGAAGAGAAGAGCACAACCATGGAAAACCTGAGGCATCGGGTGCTTCCTTCTCAATTTCTTCTTAAGTGGCCTAAAGAAGTTTCATTTTGTTTGTGGTTGCTGCATCCTGAGCCAAGTAACCGCCCTAAGATAAG TGAAATGTTacaaagtaatttttttaattctcgAAGAGATGAGTTAGATGAACAAGAAGCTATTATAGAGCTTCCAGAAAAGACAGAGGAGCAGGAGTTGCTACTGGAATTTCTTATGCTACTGCAACAGAGGAAACATGATGCTTCAGATAGCTTGAGTGAGACAATAGCATTTATATCTGAAGATATAGAAGAAGTCACAAAGCTGCAAACAGGTATCAGGCTTAAAGGAAATTCGGAATTAAAATTGGACACAAGTACGTATTCATCCTCTGATTTGACGAAGGGTGCTCCTCATGAATATTTTGGAAGCTCAGGGAGCAGAAAGCGAACCAGGCAGGAATTTTACCCTGAACTTGATGACTCTAACTGCATAGAGACACCTGGTGGAGATGGAGCAAGCATTCTCTCCAGAAGTTCTCGGCTCATGAAGAATTTTCAGAAACTGGAATCAGCTTACTATGCAACGAGACGCAGGAATGTCAAAGCAACACACCAACCACTGCCTAGACATTCTCTTAGCAGTAGTGATGGCAAAGGATCCGCTGTTGTCACTGAAAGAAGCTGTTTTACTAATCCAACATCTAAAGAGATGCATAATAAGCGTGACAAAAGTGGATGGATAAATACTTTTCTAGAAGGTTTATGCAAGTATCTATCTTTCAGTAAGCTCAAAGTTAAAGCAGACTTGAAACAAGGGGATCTCTTAAATTCATCTAACCTGATATGTTCCCTTAGCTTCGACCGTGATGGAGAATTTTTTGCTACTGCTGGGGTAAGCAAAAAGATCAAAGTTTTTGAATTTAACTCAATCTTGAATGGAGATCGGGATATTCATTACCCTGTGGTTGAAATGGCAAGTGGAACTAAACTTAGCAGTATATGTTGGAATAGTTACATTAAGAGTCAGATTGCTTCAAGTAACTTTGAAGGTGTGGTGCAG TTATGGGATGCCACAAGAAGTCAAATTTTCTTGGAAATGAAAGAGCATGAACGGCGTGTATGGTCAGTCGACTTTTCCATGGCAGATCCAACGATGCTTGCCAGTGGGAGTGATGATGGTTCAGTTAAGCTCTGGAATATCAATCAGGCAATTCTATTTTTGCACTTGGTGGAT CAAGTGTTGGTACTATTAAGACAAAGGCCAATGTTTGCTGTGTTCAATTTCCCTCAGACTCTGCTCATTGTCTAG
- the LOC140980844 gene encoding protein SPA1-RELATED 3-like isoform X4 produces MCRHRSFCKYTMRESSEGGWQRSDSCRELNSSPRNRELSDSSRGFYSNLRNMPGSTNRFSRDTASHDYGFIPVRKGREKALWPRIHNYSSPVGGVDGDEVGGPVVKALECNDVSLRHWLDNPQRTVNTLECLHIYSQIVDIVNAAHSQGNVVQNVRPSCFVMSANNRVSFVESISFLAHQHRSNRLTAEVKGSSFPLDSLSHHSSSLTGTPGSWLARNPVNTDSRFNSETNYFESCSDQVIHSLEDTSSAQTGDEKYSFSMKQLLLMESNWYSSPEEIVGDPISLASDIYRLGVLLFELFYTSASLEEKSTTMENLRHRVLPSQFLLKWPKEVSFCLWLLHPEPSNRPKISEMLQSNFFNSRRDELDEQEAIIELPEKTEEQELLLEFLMLLQQRKHDASDSLSETIAFISEDIEEVTKLQTGIRLKGNSELKLDTSTYSSSDLTKGAPHEYFGSSGSRKRTRQEFYPELDDSNCIETPGGDGASILSRSSRLMKNFQKLESAYYATRRRNVKATHQPLPRHSLSSSDGKGSAVVTERSCFTNPTSKEMHNKRDKSGWINTFLEGLCKYLSFSKLKVKADLKQGDLLNSSNLICSLSFDRDGEFFATAGVSKKIKVFEFNSILNGDRDIHYPVVEMASGTKLSSICWNSYIKSQIASSNFEGVVQLWDATRSQIFLEMKEHERRVWSVDFSMADPTMLASGSDDGSVKLWNINQAILFLHLVDVSFETKRSKCWYY; encoded by the exons ATGTGTAGACATAGGTCCTTCTGCAAGTATACGATGAGGGAGTCCTCTGAGGGTGGTTGGCAGAGGTCTGATAGCTGTAGGGAGTTAAATTCATCACCCCGGAATAGAGAGCTGTCAGATAGTTCTAGGGGTTTTTATTCGAATCTCAGGAATATGCCAGGAAGTACGAACAGGTTTTCGCGGGATACTGCATCACATGATTATGGGTTTATACCAGTAAGGAAAGGGAGGGAAAAAGCGCTGTGGCCACGTATCCACAATTATAGTAGTCCGGTTGGGGGAGTGGATGGTGACGAAGTGGGAGGCCCTGTTGTTAAGGCCTTGGAATGCAATGATGTTAGTTTGAGACATTGGTTGGATAACCCCCAAAGGACAGTTAATACCCTTGAATGTCTACACATATATTCTCAAATTGTGGACATTGTGAATGCAGCTCATTCTCAAGGAAATGTTGTTCAAAACGTTCGGCCCTCATGCTTTGTCATGTCCGCAAATAACCGTGTTTCTTTTGTTGAATCTATTTCTTTCTTAGCACACCAACATAGATCAAATAGGCTAACGGCTGAGGTCAAAGGTTCTTCTTTTCCCCTTGACTCTCTCTCACACCATAGTTCAAGTCTAACTGGCACCCCAGGTTCTTGGCTGGCAAGGAATCCAGTCAATACTGATTCACGGTTTAATTCTGAAACCAATTACTTTGAGTCATGCTCAGATCAGGTCATTCATTCCTTGGAAGACACTAGCAGCGCACAAACGGGAGATGAGAAGTATTCTTTTTCAATGAAACAATTGCTGCTCATGGAATCAAATTGGTATAGCAGTCCAGAAGAAATTGTGGGTGATCCTATTTCTCTTGCTTCTGATATTTATAGACTTGGAGTCTTGCTTTTTGAG CTATTTTACACTTCTGCTTCCCTGGAAGAGAAGAGCACAACCATGGAAAACCTGAGGCATCGGGTGCTTCCTTCTCAATTTCTTCTTAAGTGGCCTAAAGAAGTTTCATTTTGTTTGTGGTTGCTGCATCCTGAGCCAAGTAACCGCCCTAAGATAAG TGAAATGTTacaaagtaatttttttaattctcgAAGAGATGAGTTAGATGAACAAGAAGCTATTATAGAGCTTCCAGAAAAGACAGAGGAGCAGGAGTTGCTACTGGAATTTCTTATGCTACTGCAACAGAGGAAACATGATGCTTCAGATAGCTTGAGTGAGACAATAGCATTTATATCTGAAGATATAGAAGAAGTCACAAAGCTGCAAACAGGTATCAGGCTTAAAGGAAATTCGGAATTAAAATTGGACACAAGTACGTATTCATCCTCTGATTTGACGAAGGGTGCTCCTCATGAATATTTTGGAAGCTCAGGGAGCAGAAAGCGAACCAGGCAGGAATTTTACCCTGAACTTGATGACTCTAACTGCATAGAGACACCTGGTGGAGATGGAGCAAGCATTCTCTCCAGAAGTTCTCGGCTCATGAAGAATTTTCAGAAACTGGAATCAGCTTACTATGCAACGAGACGCAGGAATGTCAAAGCAACACACCAACCACTGCCTAGACATTCTCTTAGCAGTAGTGATGGCAAAGGATCCGCTGTTGTCACTGAAAGAAGCTGTTTTACTAATCCAACATCTAAAGAGATGCATAATAAGCGTGACAAAAGTGGATGGATAAATACTTTTCTAGAAGGTTTATGCAAGTATCTATCTTTCAGTAAGCTCAAAGTTAAAGCAGACTTGAAACAAGGGGATCTCTTAAATTCATCTAACCTGATATGTTCCCTTAGCTTCGACCGTGATGGAGAATTTTTTGCTACTGCTGGGGTAAGCAAAAAGATCAAAGTTTTTGAATTTAACTCAATCTTGAATGGAGATCGGGATATTCATTACCCTGTGGTTGAAATGGCAAGTGGAACTAAACTTAGCAGTATATGTTGGAATAGTTACATTAAGAGTCAGATTGCTTCAAGTAACTTTGAAGGTGTGGTGCAG TTATGGGATGCCACAAGAAGTCAAATTTTCTTGGAAATGAAAGAGCATGAACGGCGTGTATGGTCAGTCGACTTTTCCATGGCAGATCCAACGATGCTTGCCAGTGGGAGTGATGATGGTTCAGTTAAGCTCTGGAATATCAATCAGGCAATTCTATTTTTGCACTTGGTGGATGTCAGCTTTGAAACTAAAC GGAGCAAGTGTTGGTACTATTAA